From the genome of Paraburkholderia aromaticivorans, one region includes:
- a CDS encoding metal-dependent hydrolase family protein produces the protein MSITVISGGNLLDLEQGVLLEHRHVVIENGHIVEVTDRPVDLPNARVIDARGKTVMPGLIDCHVHVLASRANLGTNATQPNILTAIRALPILKAMLGRGFTTVRDAGGADWGLTQALESGLIPGPRIFPSGKALSQTGGHGDFRPRGDMLEPCSCCFRAGAIARVVDGVDAVRLAVREEIQKGATQIKIMASGGVASPTDPIGNTQYSEDEIRAIVAEAEAANTYVMAHAYTGRAISRAIRCGVRTIEHGNLVDAAAAKLMREHGAFVVPTLVTYDALAKHGAAYGLPADSIAKVETVRQAGRDSLQIYANAGVPMGFGSDLLGEMHTFQSDELRIRADVLGNLEALRSATTIAAAIVDPGGKLGAIKAGAIADILVVDGDPLKDIGVLTGQGERLEYVFQRGEVVSERGSVASR, from the coding sequence ATGAGCATTACGGTAATCAGCGGCGGCAACTTACTCGATCTGGAGCAGGGTGTGTTGCTCGAGCATCGGCACGTCGTGATCGAAAACGGCCATATCGTCGAAGTCACCGATCGTCCCGTCGATCTGCCCAACGCGCGCGTGATCGATGCCCGCGGCAAAACGGTGATGCCCGGTCTGATCGATTGTCACGTGCACGTATTGGCCTCGCGCGCCAACCTCGGCACGAATGCAACGCAGCCGAATATTCTCACCGCGATTCGCGCGTTGCCGATTCTCAAGGCCATGCTCGGCCGCGGCTTTACGACCGTGCGCGATGCGGGCGGCGCGGACTGGGGTTTGACGCAGGCGTTGGAAAGCGGCCTGATTCCGGGGCCGCGCATCTTTCCGTCGGGCAAGGCCCTCTCGCAGACGGGCGGGCACGGCGACTTCCGTCCGCGTGGCGACATGCTCGAACCGTGCTCGTGCTGTTTTCGGGCCGGCGCGATTGCGCGTGTGGTGGACGGCGTGGATGCCGTGCGGCTCGCCGTGCGCGAAGAGATCCAGAAGGGCGCCACGCAGATCAAGATCATGGCGTCGGGCGGCGTGGCTTCGCCGACCGATCCGATCGGCAACACACAGTACTCCGAGGACGAAATTCGCGCGATCGTCGCCGAGGCCGAGGCGGCCAATACGTATGTGATGGCGCACGCCTACACGGGCCGCGCGATCTCGCGTGCGATTCGCTGCGGCGTGCGCACCATCGAGCACGGCAACCTCGTCGACGCAGCCGCGGCGAAGCTGATGCGCGAACATGGCGCGTTCGTGGTGCCGACGCTCGTCACGTACGATGCACTGGCCAAACACGGCGCCGCTTATGGCTTGCCGGCCGATTCGATCGCCAAGGTCGAAACCGTGCGGCAGGCCGGGCGCGATTCGCTGCAGATCTATGCGAATGCCGGCGTGCCGATGGGTTTCGGCTCGGACCTGCTCGGCGAAATGCACACGTTCCAGAGCGACGAATTACGCATTCGCGCCGACGTGCTCGGCAATCTGGAAGCCTTGCGTTCGGCCACCACGATCGCCGCGGCGATCGTCGATCCGGGCGGCAAGCTCGGCGCCATCAAGGCGGGCGCGATTGCCGACATCCTCGTGGTGGACGGCGATCCGCTCAAGGACATCGGTGTGCTGACCGGACAGGGCGAGCGTCTGGAGTACGTGTTTCAGCGCGGCGAAGTGGTGAGCGAGCGCGGTAGCGTAGCGTCGCGCTGA
- a CDS encoding MFS transporter, with translation MQGTLSSNLPRSVDTLARQRRRAIIATVLGNGLEWFDFTVYSFFAVIIAKLFFPTGNELTSLLLAVATFGVGFFMRPVGGIVLGVYADKVGRKAALSLTILLMAGGTALIGLAPTYEQIGVWAPVLIVVARLLQGFSAGGEMGSATAFLTEYAPVEKRAFYSSWIQSSIGFAVLLGAAVGTFVTANLSADSLHSWGWRMPFLIGILIGPVGYFIRSRMDETPAFSAVAEQAKNDSPLAEVFRRFPRETFASFSMVILWTVCTYVLLFYMPTYSVRTLHLPQSTGFLAGMLGGLMIMCFSPVVGKLADRFGRRGFLSGAAVAILLLAWPMFAYINRAPGLASLMVFQGVFGLLIAAYTGPILAAFSELFPTKVLSTGLSVAYNFAVTIFGGFAPFFITWLIASTGSNMAPAIYVMIAASISLVGTFFVRDPRRSRA, from the coding sequence ATGCAAGGCACGCTTTCATCCAACCTTCCACGCTCCGTGGATACGCTCGCGCGGCAGCGGCGCCGCGCCATTATCGCCACGGTGCTCGGCAATGGGCTCGAGTGGTTCGACTTCACCGTATACAGTTTTTTCGCGGTCATCATCGCGAAGCTGTTTTTCCCGACCGGCAATGAACTGACCTCGCTGCTGCTCGCCGTGGCCACCTTCGGCGTGGGTTTTTTCATGCGTCCGGTGGGCGGTATCGTGCTCGGCGTATACGCGGATAAAGTCGGACGAAAGGCGGCGCTCTCGCTGACCATTCTATTGATGGCCGGCGGCACCGCGCTCATCGGCCTCGCGCCGACCTATGAGCAGATCGGCGTGTGGGCGCCGGTGCTGATCGTGGTCGCGCGTTTGCTGCAAGGCTTTTCGGCCGGCGGCGAGATGGGCAGCGCGACCGCGTTCCTCACGGAATACGCACCGGTGGAGAAGCGCGCGTTCTATTCGAGCTGGATCCAGTCGAGCATCGGCTTTGCGGTGCTGCTGGGGGCCGCCGTCGGCACGTTCGTCACCGCGAATCTGAGTGCCGATTCATTGCATTCGTGGGGCTGGCGGATGCCGTTTCTGATCGGCATCCTGATCGGGCCGGTCGGTTATTTCATTCGCAGCCGCATGGACGAAACACCCGCGTTCAGCGCGGTGGCCGAACAAGCCAAAAACGATTCGCCGCTTGCCGAAGTGTTCCGCCGCTTTCCGCGCGAGACGTTCGCCAGTTTTTCGATGGTGATTCTGTGGACCGTGTGCACCTACGTGCTGCTGTTCTACATGCCGACCTATTCGGTGCGTACGCTGCACCTGCCGCAGTCCACCGGCTTTCTTGCCGGCATGCTCGGCGGCCTGATGATCATGTGCTTTTCGCCTGTGGTCGGCAAACTGGCTGACCGTTTCGGCCGCCGCGGGTTCCTTTCGGGCGCCGCCGTCGCGATCCTGCTGCTCGCCTGGCCGATGTTCGCGTATATCAACCGGGCGCCCGGCCTCGCCTCGCTGATGGTGTTTCAGGGCGTGTTCGGCTTGCTGATCGCCGCCTATACCGGCCCGATCCTCGCTGCGTTCTCCGAACTGTTTCCGACCAAGGTGCTGTCGACGGGGCTTTCCGTTGCCTATAACTTCGCCGTGACGATTTTCGGTGGCTTCGCGCCGTTCTTCATCACGTGGCTGATTGCTTCGACCGGCAGCAATATGGCGCCCGCGATCTACGTGATGATCGCCGCGTCCATCAGCCTGGTGGGCACGTTCTTCGTGCGCGATCCGCGCCGGAGCCGCGCCTGA
- a CDS encoding LysR substrate-binding domain-containing protein has product MRIAPLPPLQCLVAFESAVRHASFTKAAAELHLTQSAISRQIAQLEDFLGRSLFVREHRALRLTIAGEGYAKHVQWLLANCSEATLDVMKRYGDLELTIACSSGVAVLWLTPRLGAFRAAHPNVKIRMIVRDGLASLSPAEFDVGLYYIRQRAEPHFAARRLFDEDVYPVCSPGYLAGRVLEPADLVHETLLMQEDGQRQWMSWSEWFRLNDVQMPASPQAVVVNHYPQLVQMAIFGEGVVLGWRHMIDACLSEGLLVRATQASASHGGGYYVVSPNDRSQNQAARLFTRWVFEQAEAQMGRAAG; this is encoded by the coding sequence ATGCGTATTGCCCCATTGCCTCCGCTCCAATGCCTCGTCGCGTTCGAATCGGCCGTACGCCATGCCAGTTTCACCAAAGCGGCCGCGGAACTGCATCTGACGCAGAGTGCGATCAGCCGGCAGATCGCACAGCTGGAAGACTTCCTTGGCCGCTCGCTTTTTGTGCGTGAGCACCGCGCGTTACGTCTGACCATCGCCGGCGAAGGTTACGCGAAGCACGTGCAGTGGCTGCTGGCCAATTGCTCCGAAGCCACGCTGGATGTCATGAAACGCTATGGCGACCTGGAGTTGACGATTGCGTGCTCATCCGGCGTGGCGGTGCTGTGGCTCACGCCGCGGCTCGGCGCGTTTCGCGCGGCACATCCGAACGTCAAGATCAGAATGATCGTGCGCGACGGGCTCGCGTCGTTGTCGCCCGCGGAATTCGATGTCGGCCTGTACTACATCCGCCAGCGCGCCGAGCCGCATTTCGCCGCCCGCCGCCTTTTCGACGAAGACGTGTACCCGGTATGCTCGCCCGGATATCTCGCCGGCCGCGTGCTGGAACCTGCCGATCTGGTGCACGAAACCTTGCTGATGCAGGAAGACGGTCAGCGGCAATGGATGTCGTGGTCCGAGTGGTTTCGTCTCAACGATGTGCAGATGCCGGCGTCGCCGCAGGCGGTGGTCGTCAATCATTATCCGCAACTCGTGCAGATGGCGATTTTCGGCGAGGGCGTCGTACTCGGCTGGCGGCACATGATCGACGCGTGCCTGAGCGAAGGGCTGCTGGTGCGTGCCACACAGGCGTCGGCGAGTCACGGCGGCGGCTATTACGTCGTGTCGCCGAACGACCGCTCGCAGAACCAGGCGGCGCGCCTCTTCACGCGCTGGGTGTTCGAGCAGGCCGAGGCACAGATGGGCAGGGCGGCGGGCTGA
- a CDS encoding MFS transporter: MPPEPADPSGSSSVSLPKQPAFQRFWCTRILSSLSFQMLAVAMGWHIYALTHSAFALGLVGLAQFLPMFVLTLVVGHVADRYDRRRIAAICQSLESVAALLFAAGTFGGWISAPVIYVLAACVGAARAFESPAVASLLPGVVPRGQLPKATAWATSANQTAQIAGPALGGLLYGIGPGAAYLACALSFAAAATAVWGIPLRARPANRAPVTLHSVFSGIAFIRKEPVILGALSLDLFAVLFGGATALLPVFARDILHTGPLGLGLLRSGTAIGALAGTIWLAHFPLRNRPGAAMFGGVIAFGAATVVFGLSHQFLVSLAALMVLGASDTISVVVRLSLVQLRTPDDMLGRVSAVNSLFIGTSNQLGEFESGVTAGWWGAQPAVLVGGVATIAVALLWMRFFPELARTRSLEREEELAPSH; encoded by the coding sequence ATGCCCCCAGAGCCCGCCGACCCGTCCGGTTCCTCATCCGTTAGTCTGCCGAAACAGCCTGCATTTCAACGTTTCTGGTGCACCCGCATTCTCTCGTCGCTGTCGTTCCAGATGCTCGCCGTGGCAATGGGCTGGCACATCTACGCGCTCACGCATAGCGCCTTCGCACTGGGCCTCGTCGGGCTCGCGCAATTTCTGCCGATGTTCGTGCTGACGCTCGTCGTCGGCCATGTCGCCGACCGTTACGACCGCCGGCGAATCGCGGCGATCTGCCAGAGCCTCGAAAGCGTCGCTGCGTTGCTGTTCGCTGCCGGCACTTTCGGCGGCTGGATCAGCGCGCCGGTCATCTATGTGCTGGCCGCATGCGTCGGCGCGGCGCGCGCCTTCGAGTCGCCCGCGGTGGCGTCGCTGTTGCCGGGCGTCGTGCCGCGCGGGCAGTTGCCCAAAGCGACGGCATGGGCCACGTCCGCGAATCAGACTGCCCAGATCGCGGGTCCGGCGCTGGGTGGTCTGCTCTACGGCATCGGCCCCGGCGCGGCCTATCTCGCCTGCGCACTGTCATTCGCGGCCGCAGCCACGGCCGTGTGGGGCATCCCGCTACGGGCCAGGCCGGCAAACCGCGCGCCCGTCACGCTCCACTCGGTATTCTCGGGCATTGCCTTCATTCGCAAGGAGCCGGTCATTCTCGGCGCACTGTCGCTCGATCTGTTCGCGGTGCTGTTCGGCGGCGCGACCGCGCTGCTGCCGGTCTTCGCGCGCGATATCCTGCATACGGGGCCGCTCGGCCTCGGGCTGTTGCGCTCGGGCACGGCCATCGGCGCGCTGGCGGGCACCATCTGGCTGGCGCATTTCCCGCTGCGCAACCGGCCCGGCGCGGCGATGTTCGGCGGCGTGATCGCGTTCGGCGCGGCCACGGTGGTGTTCGGGCTGTCGCATCAATTCCTCGTGTCGCTCGCCGCGCTCATGGTGCTGGGCGCATCGGACACCATCAGCGTGGTGGTGCGCCTGTCGCTCGTGCAACTGCGTACGCCGGACGACATGCTGGGGCGCGTCAGCGCGGTCAATTCGCTTTTCATTGGGACCTCGAATCAATTGGGCGAATTCGAATCCGGTGTTACGGCGGGATGGTGGGGGGCGCAACCCGCTGTACTGGTGGGTGGTGTAGCGACCATCGCGGTTGCCCTGCTATGGATGCGCTTCTTCCCGGAACTCGCGCGCACGCGCTCGCTGGAGCGCGAAGAGGAACTGGCGCCGAGCCATTGA
- a CDS encoding acyltransferase family protein → MMLVVLFHYTSYFSGRLAELGGAWTAVVRIASTGWMGVDVFFVISGFLITTTLLNRPVDSIASYTTFIRRRAVRLLPAYFASLLIFTLVALLTEPHSKVLKNEHLLWTFTASLQSLLGDRVALADQHFSMAHFWTLAVEWHFYLVFPILVARCRSYFRPAVGLLLMAISFRVICHFSGISDNGIYTFTLCRIDSIAAGCLLALVPARIRSGASSAAGVLGAAMFIWIWIALALSDVPFKTLAWLQTFGYTLLAVSLALMIYQVTHSSQRSAIVRALEFKPLASMGRASYSLYIWHLPFYPAIVLAAQRNFTDVRLAYLVAVVTGIVMTAALGGLSYRLVESRFTRARPVVLV, encoded by the coding sequence ATGATGCTGGTCGTCCTGTTTCACTACACGAGCTATTTTTCCGGCCGTCTGGCCGAACTAGGCGGCGCATGGACCGCCGTAGTGCGTATTGCTTCGACCGGCTGGATGGGCGTCGACGTGTTTTTCGTGATCTCAGGCTTTCTGATCACCACGACGCTATTGAACCGGCCAGTCGATTCAATAGCGTCATACACGACGTTCATTCGGCGCCGGGCAGTCAGGTTGCTGCCGGCCTATTTCGCAAGCCTGTTGATATTCACGCTCGTAGCGCTACTGACCGAGCCGCATAGCAAGGTATTGAAAAACGAGCATCTGCTATGGACATTCACGGCCAGCCTGCAATCGCTGCTGGGCGACCGGGTCGCACTTGCCGATCAACATTTCTCCATGGCGCATTTCTGGACCCTGGCGGTGGAATGGCATTTCTATCTTGTCTTCCCGATTCTCGTCGCCCGTTGCCGCTCGTACTTTCGCCCGGCCGTGGGGCTGTTGCTGATGGCGATATCCTTCAGGGTGATATGCCATTTCTCCGGCATATCCGACAATGGCATCTACACATTCACGCTTTGCCGGATCGACTCGATCGCGGCGGGTTGCCTGTTAGCCCTCGTGCCCGCCCGTATTCGTTCAGGAGCATCATCAGCGGCGGGCGTGCTCGGCGCGGCGATGTTCATATGGATCTGGATTGCCCTCGCACTTTCAGACGTGCCGTTCAAGACCCTGGCATGGCTTCAGACGTTTGGCTATACGCTTCTGGCTGTGTCGCTCGCGTTGATGATTTACCAGGTCACCCATTCGTCCCAGCGCTCAGCGATCGTGCGTGCGCTGGAATTCAAGCCGCTCGCTTCCATGGGACGCGCAAGCTATAGCCTGTATATCTGGCACTTGCCCTTTTATCCTGCCATTGTGCTGGCCGCGCAACGCAACTTCACGGATGTGCGGCTTGCCTATCTGGTCGCCGTGGTGACCGGCATCGTGATGACGGCGGCGCTCGGCGGCCTCTCGTATCGGCTCGTCGAGTCGCGCTTCACCCGCGCGCGTCCGGTGGTGCTCGTCTGA
- a CDS encoding bifunctional diguanylate cyclase/phosphodiesterase, with amino-acid sequence MTRLRSVLLPLLVLTASLCVTWTVWNHERQATSKELRTQFDYTLGDAAGRIEQRMATYELMLRGVQSLFAANGMIDRDRFRRYVGALNLDANFSGVHAVGVVEWVPAARKASHVAKMREAGIPGYTIEPAGRREDYAPIVQREPYVGLSRSSPGFDAWNDPVRRSAMERARDSGMAAVSGRVRLSVDIDSDPRPGFIMYLPIYAAGETQENVAQRRAHIRGWVYASFRMHDVMASLYGEQPAGVSLAVYDGVAPSDSALLYGSRAASSRHAPALISANEYLVVDGRDWTLSMNASDEFRSRLGSNAEALIAGAGMGLSLLLALLTWLMVTGRERAIRLASAMTRELRESEEKFRAIADCTVNLEIWWGPDGKPRWINPSVDHYTGYTVDECMAMPNFARTLIHPDDIARVAPEFRKGLQGSRGDDLEFRCVRKDGSLLWLSVSWVPISNARGDFVGFRTSGRDITERKKSEEKIRELAFYDTLTRLPNRALLLDRLRESMVASRENNVCGALMFIDLDHFKTLNDTLGHDKGDLLLRHVAYRLSSSVNKGDTVARVGGDEFVVVLGNLSLDQAAATVETEAIGEKILTVLGRTYQLNGVQFRSTASIGVTVFHGEQTSTDELFKQADLAMYKSKERGRNAMCFFDPAMQTTVLKRAELEVGLRNAIEENRFVLHYQAQVVDGDFIAGAEALVRWEHPVCGLIPPGEFISLAEETGLILEIGRAVLESACAQLARWATQPSMAHLSIAVNVSARQFREPDFVASVLAVIHRKGARADRLKLELTESVLVENVEDIIEKMSALRARGVTFSLDDFGIGYSSLSYLKRLPLDQLKIDRSFVRDILEDPNDADIARTIVALARSFNLGVIAEGVETEAQRDFLAVAGCHAYQGFLFCKPLPVQGFEQFVQSFASANQPKARPRGRDERNVDSGSMT; translated from the coding sequence GTGACCCGGCTGCGCTCCGTCCTGCTGCCGCTGCTCGTGTTAACCGCGTCGCTCTGCGTGACGTGGACGGTGTGGAACCACGAGCGGCAAGCGACCAGCAAAGAGCTGCGCACTCAATTCGACTACACCTTGGGCGACGCGGCCGGTCGCATCGAACAGCGCATGGCCACCTACGAGCTCATGTTGCGAGGGGTGCAGAGCCTCTTTGCCGCGAACGGCATGATCGATCGCGACAGGTTCCGGCGCTATGTCGGCGCGCTCAATCTGGACGCGAATTTTTCCGGGGTCCACGCCGTCGGCGTCGTCGAATGGGTGCCCGCGGCGCGCAAGGCGAGCCATGTGGCGAAAATGCGCGAGGCAGGTATTCCCGGCTATACGATCGAGCCCGCGGGGCGGCGCGAGGATTATGCGCCGATCGTTCAGCGCGAGCCCTATGTCGGCCTCTCACGCAGTTCGCCCGGCTTCGACGCCTGGAACGATCCGGTGCGGCGCTCCGCCATGGAGCGGGCGCGCGACTCCGGCATGGCGGCCGTTTCGGGAAGAGTGCGGCTTTCGGTCGACATCGATTCGGACCCCCGGCCGGGGTTCATCATGTACCTGCCGATCTACGCCGCCGGCGAAACGCAGGAGAACGTCGCGCAGCGCCGGGCGCACATTAGAGGTTGGGTCTACGCGTCGTTCCGGATGCACGATGTGATGGCAAGCCTCTACGGCGAACAGCCGGCCGGCGTCTCGCTGGCCGTGTACGACGGCGTCGCGCCATCGGACTCGGCGCTTCTGTATGGCAGCCGGGCGGCGAGCAGCCGGCACGCGCCCGCGCTGATCTCGGCGAACGAGTACCTGGTGGTGGACGGGCGCGACTGGACGCTCTCGATGAACGCCTCCGACGAATTCCGATCGCGGCTGGGCAGTAACGCCGAGGCGTTGATTGCCGGCGCCGGCATGGGTTTGAGTCTGCTGCTGGCGCTTCTGACCTGGCTCATGGTGACGGGGCGGGAGCGCGCCATCCGGCTGGCTTCGGCGATGACGCGCGAGCTGCGCGAAAGCGAGGAGAAATTTCGCGCGATCGCCGATTGCACGGTGAACCTGGAGATCTGGTGGGGGCCGGACGGAAAGCCGCGCTGGATCAATCCGTCCGTCGATCATTACACGGGCTACACGGTCGACGAATGCATGGCCATGCCCAACTTCGCGCGCACGCTGATCCATCCGGACGACATAGCGCGCGTTGCACCGGAATTCCGGAAGGGGCTTCAGGGCTCTCGCGGCGACGATCTGGAGTTTCGTTGCGTGCGCAAGGATGGGTCGCTGCTCTGGTTATCGGTCTCATGGGTTCCGATCAGCAATGCGAGAGGAGACTTTGTCGGCTTTCGTACGAGCGGGCGTGACATCACCGAGCGGAAGAAGTCCGAGGAGAAGATCCGCGAACTGGCGTTCTACGACACGCTGACCCGCCTGCCCAATCGGGCACTGCTTCTGGACCGCCTGCGCGAGTCGATGGTGGCTAGCCGCGAGAACAATGTGTGCGGTGCGCTCATGTTCATCGACCTCGATCACTTCAAGACGTTGAACGATACGCTTGGGCATGACAAAGGCGATCTGCTTCTCCGGCATGTGGCGTACCGGCTGTCCAGCAGTGTCAACAAGGGAGACACCGTCGCTCGCGTGGGAGGTGACGAGTTCGTTGTCGTACTCGGCAATTTAAGCCTGGACCAGGCGGCCGCGACAGTGGAAACCGAAGCGATAGGCGAGAAAATCCTCACGGTGCTCGGGCGCACGTACCAGCTCAATGGCGTTCAGTTCCGCAGTACCGCGAGCATCGGCGTCACGGTCTTCCACGGAGAGCAGACTTCCACCGACGAACTGTTCAAACAGGCCGATCTGGCCATGTATAAATCCAAGGAGCGTGGCCGCAATGCCATGTGCTTCTTCGACCCCGCGATGCAAACGACCGTGCTGAAACGGGCCGAGCTCGAGGTGGGGCTGCGCAACGCCATCGAGGAGAACCGGTTCGTTCTTCACTACCAGGCGCAGGTCGTGGACGGTGACTTCATAGCAGGTGCCGAGGCGCTGGTGCGCTGGGAGCATCCGGTATGCGGCCTGATCCCTCCGGGCGAATTCATCTCGCTTGCGGAAGAGACCGGCCTGATCCTCGAGATTGGGCGAGCGGTATTGGAGTCGGCCTGTGCGCAGCTCGCGCGATGGGCCACGCAGCCCTCGATGGCGCATCTGTCGATCGCGGTGAACGTGAGCGCCCGGCAGTTTCGTGAACCGGACTTCGTGGCGAGCGTGCTGGCAGTGATCCACCGAAAAGGGGCGAGGGCGGACAGGCTGAAGCTGGAACTGACCGAGAGTGTTCTCGTTGAAAACGTCGAGGACATCATCGAAAAAATGAGCGCGCTTCGAGCCCGAGGCGTGACGTTCTCGCTCGATGACTTCGGCATTGGATATTCCTCATTGTCCTACCTGAAACGCTTGCCATTGGACCAGTTGAAGATCGATCGCTCCTTCGTGCGCGACATTCTGGAAGACCCCAACGACGCCGACATTGCCAGAACCATCGTTGCGCTTGCGCGAAGCTTCAATCTCGGCGTGATCGCCGAAGGGGTCGAGACGGAAGCGCAAAGAGACTTTCTTGCCGTGGCGGGATGCCACGCCTATCAGGGCTTCCTTTTCTGCAAGCCGCTTCCGGTCCAGGGTTTCGAGCAGTTCGTGCAGAGCTTCGCGTCCGCGAACCAGCCAAAAGCCCGGCCGCGCGGTCGCGATGAGAGAAACGTGGATTCAGGGTCGATGACCTGA
- a CDS encoding substrate-binding periplasmic protein, which translates to MIRNWLGGVLLAVCCVSNVPAAAPDCSRPFTLGLHDHGLLYSLDTDSGIDKDFADELIRRSGCQIKVSLMSRARIWKLIESGALDFSLSGIANDERNQYASFAWYFSNKYYLLVRKDAGIHDVAEFERDGHAQLGVIRSFRYSDSANRLVDKLTSENRVSQAGGLEPLYQALILRHIQGMIIEPFDYPALEEKKIRDVTTIIEFNDPSVPHGLIMSKKALPEAERKKWRALVDEMRADGTVLRIFEKYFRPELANAMVNFKASP; encoded by the coding sequence GTGATTCGAAACTGGCTTGGCGGTGTGCTATTGGCCGTATGTTGTGTGAGCAACGTCCCGGCGGCCGCCCCGGATTGCTCCCGGCCCTTCACGCTCGGATTGCACGACCACGGCCTGCTCTATTCGCTCGATACCGACAGCGGTATCGACAAGGACTTCGCCGACGAGCTGATCCGGCGTAGCGGCTGCCAGATCAAGGTCAGCCTGATGTCGCGGGCGCGTATCTGGAAGCTGATCGAGTCGGGCGCGCTCGATTTCAGTCTTTCCGGAATCGCGAATGACGAACGCAACCAATATGCTTCGTTCGCATGGTACTTCAGCAACAAATATTATCTGCTCGTCCGCAAAGACGCGGGTATCCATGACGTCGCGGAGTTCGAGCGCGACGGGCACGCTCAACTCGGTGTGATCCGCAGTTTTCGCTATAGCGACTCGGCCAATCGATTGGTCGACAAATTGACTTCGGAAAACCGGGTAAGCCAGGCGGGCGGACTCGAGCCGCTCTACCAGGCGCTCATTCTCCGGCACATCCAGGGCATGATTATCGAGCCATTCGACTATCCCGCGCTGGAAGAGAAAAAGATCCGCGACGTCACGACGATCATCGAATTCAATGATCCGTCCGTGCCGCATGGACTGATCATGTCGAAGAAAGCGCTCCCGGAGGCCGAACGGAAGAAGTGGCGGGCACTGGTGGACGAGATGCGTGCCGACGGGACGGTGCTGCGCATCTTCGAGAAGTATTTCAGGCCGGAACTGGCCAATGCCATGGTGAACTTCAAGGCATCGCCGTGA